The following proteins are encoded in a genomic region of Ornithinibacillus sp. 4-3:
- a CDS encoding undecaprenyl-diphosphate phosphatase — MGEFDIVFILKMIVIGIVQGFTEPIPVSSSGHVMVASEILNLGEQGFTFAILTNTASLLAILIIFRKDITRILINSIQFIRSKEEKYKSDFRFVLFIIIGTIPAGLLGFLLSDYIAESVSMTTIAIMLFVTGIALWFIRNIKGRKGESDITTKDALLVGLGQAVAITPGISRSGATIISALAVGMNRDTALRFSFILYIPISLGGVVLGLSDFLDEPNKADLAIPYAAAFIATFIMTYFAMRWFMGVMKKGKLIYFSYYCFLAGILLLIFY, encoded by the coding sequence ATGGGAGAATTTGATATTGTATTTATACTCAAAATGATTGTAATTGGGATTGTACAAGGGTTTACAGAGCCAATTCCTGTGTCATCTAGTGGCCATGTAATGGTGGCTAGTGAGATTTTGAATTTAGGTGAACAAGGGTTTACGTTCGCTATCTTAACAAATACTGCTTCGCTTTTAGCAATACTTATTATTTTTAGAAAAGATATTACTCGGATTTTAATAAATTCTATTCAGTTTATCCGCTCTAAAGAAGAGAAGTACAAAAGTGATTTTCGTTTTGTGTTATTTATTATAATTGGAACTATTCCAGCAGGACTACTTGGTTTCTTATTAAGTGATTATATTGCTGAAAGTGTTAGTATGACAACGATTGCGATTATGCTCTTTGTTACAGGAATCGCTTTATGGTTTATTCGTAATATTAAAGGACGTAAAGGCGAAAGCGATATTACAACAAAGGATGCTTTGCTTGTTGGTCTTGGACAAGCAGTTGCAATAACACCTGGAATTAGTCGCTCAGGTGCGACAATTATTTCAGCACTTGCTGTTGGAATGAACCGAGATACAGCACTTCGATTTTCATTTATCCTATATATCCCGATAAGTCTTGGAGGAGTAGTATTAGGCTTATCAGATTTCTTAGATGAACCGAATAAAGCAGATTTAGCTATTCCATATGCGGCTGCATTTATTGCAACCTTTATCATGACTTACTTTGCGATGAGATGGTTTATGGGAGTTATGAAAAAAGGAAAGCTTATCTATTTCTCATATTACTGTTTCCTTGCCGGAATATTATTACTTATTTTCTATTAA
- a CDS encoding DoxX family protein, protein MVKIEQNKNGREVIIEENPFSRFLFINTKSAWIWLILRVYLGYSWLMAGIGKVTSDAWTGENAGTAVRGFMEGALSQDIAGWYAWFLETLVIPNAVTFSYLIAWGEVLVGLGLIVGLLTGIAAFFGAVMNMSFLLAGTVSANPVMLMIAILLAMAWKVAGWYGLDRWALPILGTPWKVTKK, encoded by the coding sequence ATGGTGAAAATTGAACAAAATAAAAATGGACGAGAAGTGATTATTGAAGAAAATCCATTCTCAAGATTTCTATTTATTAATACGAAATCAGCTTGGATATGGCTTATTTTACGTGTTTATCTTGGCTATTCATGGCTAATGGCTGGTATAGGCAAAGTGACTTCAGATGCGTGGACAGGAGAAAATGCGGGTACAGCTGTTAGAGGATTTATGGAAGGTGCACTCTCACAAGATATCGCGGGGTGGTATGCTTGGTTTTTAGAAACTTTGGTTATCCCAAATGCTGTTACTTTTTCCTATTTAATTGCATGGGGAGAGGTATTAGTAGGACTTGGGTTAATTGTTGGACTATTAACTGGTATAGCTGCATTTTTTGGAGCAGTTATGAATATGTCCTTTTTGTTAGCTGGAACGGTCAGTGCGAATCCGGTTATGTTGATGATCGCAATTTTATTAGCTATGGCATGGAAAGTAGCTGGATGGTATGGTCTTGATCGATGGGCACTGCCAATCTTAGGAACACCGTGGAAAGTAACGAAGAAGTAA
- the groES gene encoding co-chaperone GroES, producing the protein MIKPLGDRVVIELLAQEEKTASGIVLPDSAKEKPQEGKVVAVGSGRVDDKGERVALEVSVGDRIIFSKYAGTEVKYDNTEYLILREDDVLAIVG; encoded by the coding sequence ATGATTAAACCATTAGGAGATCGTGTTGTAATCGAACTTCTTGCGCAAGAAGAAAAAACTGCAAGTGGAATCGTACTTCCAGACTCTGCTAAAGAAAAGCCGCAGGAAGGAAAAGTAGTTGCAGTTGGTTCTGGACGCGTAGATGACAAGGGAGAAAGAGTAGCACTTGAAGTTTCAGTTGGAGATCGTATTATTTTTTCAAAATACGCTGGGACTGAAGTGAAATATGATAACACAGAATACTTAATTCTTCGTGAAGATGATGTTTTAGCTATTGTTGGCTAA
- a CDS encoding ABC transporter ATP-binding protein, producing MKNTAVIQFNNVTKAYQAGLPVLDNVSLEIERGKFYTLLGPSGCGKTTILRLIAGFTEASSGTIHFNGELVNDIPANRRQVNTVFQDYALFPHLNVFENVAFGLRIKKTKNAKIKEKVKQALEFVNLAGYEDREISEMSGGQKQRVAIARAIVNEPEVILLDEPLSALDLKLRTQMQYELRELQKRLGITFIFVTHDQEEALAMSDEIFVLNNGKIQQSGTPIDIYDEPINRFVADFIGESNIVKGVMIQDFLVEFVGKQFECVDAGMNKNESVEVVIRPEDLDITSVEKGQLKVTVTSNLFRGVHYEITCHDVDGNEWLVHSTQKVTIGDEIGLAFDPEDIHVMRFGETEEEFDRRLDAYTEADEDAK from the coding sequence ATGAAAAATACTGCAGTAATCCAATTTAACAATGTGACAAAAGCGTATCAAGCAGGATTACCCGTGCTAGATAATGTGAGCTTAGAAATTGAACGTGGGAAATTTTATACCTTACTTGGACCATCTGGATGTGGGAAAACAACCATTTTACGTCTGATCGCTGGTTTTACAGAAGCATCATCAGGAACGATCCATTTCAATGGTGAATTAGTTAATGATATTCCAGCTAACCGTAGACAAGTAAATACGGTATTTCAGGATTATGCGCTGTTCCCTCATTTGAATGTATTTGAAAATGTTGCTTTTGGTCTGCGCATTAAGAAAACGAAAAATGCAAAGATCAAGGAAAAAGTAAAACAAGCTTTGGAATTTGTAAATTTAGCCGGTTATGAAGACCGTGAAATTTCAGAGATGTCTGGTGGGCAGAAACAACGTGTTGCCATTGCTCGAGCAATCGTCAACGAACCAGAGGTTATTCTCTTGGACGAGCCACTATCTGCGCTTGATTTGAAATTACGTACACAAATGCAGTATGAATTACGCGAGCTACAAAAAAGGCTCGGTATCACTTTTATTTTCGTAACACATGACCAAGAAGAAGCACTAGCAATGTCTGATGAGATATTTGTTTTAAATAATGGAAAGATCCAACAAAGTGGTACACCTATTGATATTTATGATGAACCAATCAATCGCTTTGTTGCTGATTTTATTGGGGAATCTAATATTGTTAAAGGAGTAATGATTCAAGACTTCTTAGTTGAATTTGTAGGAAAGCAATTTGAATGTGTGGATGCTGGAATGAATAAAAACGAATCTGTAGAAGTAGTCATTCGTCCAGAAGATCTTGATATTACTTCTGTAGAAAAAGGTCAATTAAAAGTAACCGTAACCTCAAATTTATTCCGTGGTGTGCATTATGAAATTACCTGCCATGATGTTGACGGGAATGAGTGGCTTGTTCACTCTACTCAAAAAGTAACTATTGGCGATGAAATAGGTCTGGCATTTGACCCTGAAGATATTCATGTTATGAGATTTGGTGAAACAGAGGAAGAATTCGATCGCCGTTTAGATGCATATACGGAGGCAGACGAAGATGCAAAATAA
- a CDS encoding YugN family protein gives MIHLDTDIEGKKMTFGEAQESLKKFGFHMGGNWDYDRGIFDGVMHRENGETFYLRMPFQVLEGMLDRRDAVIEFEKPFVIKHVVNLGLDTDENSLLTVTGLGQFQEPLDTDGLIRDKSKWQEFGEETIGDILNQL, from the coding sequence ATGATCCATTTAGATACAGATATAGAAGGAAAGAAAATGACTTTTGGCGAAGCCCAAGAGAGCCTTAAAAAGTTTGGTTTTCATATGGGTGGTAATTGGGATTATGATAGAGGAATTTTTGATGGCGTGATGCACCGGGAAAATGGCGAAACATTTTATTTACGAATGCCATTTCAAGTACTCGAAGGTATGCTGGATAGAAGAGATGCAGTGATTGAGTTCGAGAAACCTTTTGTCATCAAACATGTAGTCAACCTTGGATTAGATACAGATGAAAATTCTTTACTCACAGTAACAGGTTTAGGTCAATTTCAGGAGCCATTGGATACGGATGGCCTAATACGCGATAAAAGCAAATGGCAGGAATTTGGAGAAGAAACGATAGGAGATATATTGAATCAATTATAA
- a CDS encoding ABC transporter permease, with protein sequence MQNNKLSRRLYMLPYALWIVLFVVTPIILVVYYSFFDIEGNFSFENYQKFFTPVYLKMTLSSFWYAFLITLFSLLVAYPTAYLLTKLKHSQLWLLLIIVPSWVNLLLKAYAFIGIFGKHGIANEFLEIVGIGNKQILFTDFSFIFVSVYIFIPFMILPIFNALNDINPSLISAASDLGATKWMTFRRVIFPLTLDGVKTGCQIVFIPALSLFMLTRLIAGNRVITLGTAIEQHFLVTQDWGMGATIAVFLILIMVVIMLLTGNRKRGGLNG encoded by the coding sequence ATGCAAAATAATAAACTTTCTCGTCGATTATATATGCTTCCATATGCGTTATGGATTGTTCTGTTTGTAGTTACACCAATTATCCTTGTTGTTTACTATTCGTTCTTTGATATTGAAGGTAATTTTTCCTTTGAAAACTACCAAAAATTCTTTACACCTGTCTATTTAAAAATGACTTTAAGTTCCTTTTGGTATGCTTTTTTAATTACGCTATTCTCTTTGCTGGTAGCATATCCTACTGCATATTTACTAACAAAGCTAAAGCATAGTCAATTATGGCTCCTGCTGATTATTGTACCTTCATGGGTAAATCTTCTACTAAAAGCCTATGCTTTTATTGGGATTTTTGGGAAACATGGAATAGCGAATGAATTCTTGGAAATAGTTGGAATTGGGAATAAACAAATACTATTTACTGACTTTAGTTTTATTTTTGTATCTGTCTATATTTTTATTCCTTTTATGATTTTACCAATTTTCAATGCACTTAATGATATCAATCCTTCACTCATTTCTGCCGCTTCTGATTTAGGTGCGACAAAATGGATGACATTTCGTCGTGTTATTTTCCCACTTACATTAGATGGGGTAAAAACTGGTTGCCAAATTGTCTTTATTCCAGCATTATCACTCTTTATGCTTACTCGATTAATTGCTGGGAATCGCGTAATTACACTTGGTACTGCCATTGAACAGCATTTCCTTGTGACACAGGATTGGGGTATGGGAGCAACCATTGCGGTCTTTTTAATTCTTATTATGGTAGTTATTATGCTGTTAACTGGTAATAGAAAGCGAGGGGGATTAAATGGATAA
- the splB gene encoding spore photoproduct lyase: MVKPFTPQLVYVEPDALEYPSGKRLIKKFADMGVEIRETTSHNQIRNLPGENHFQKYRIAKSTLVIGVRRTLKFDTSKPSAEYAIPLATGCMGHCHYCYLQTTMGSKPYIRTYVNIDEIFEAAQNYMDERAPESTRFEASCTSDIVGVDHLTHHLKQAIEFFGKSKHGKLRFVTKFAHVDHLLDADHQGKTRFRFSINDDYIIKYFEPGTSRLHERIEAAVKVAEAGYPLGFIVAPIYLHDGWEEGYLEMFEKLEASLPAFARKDLTFEMIQHRFTKPAKRVIQENYPMTKLELDESKRKTKWGRYGIYKYVYQDEQQEAIKDTLGSYIKRFFPEAKIEYFT, from the coding sequence ATGGTTAAACCATTCACTCCTCAATTGGTGTATGTTGAACCGGATGCATTAGAATATCCAAGTGGAAAACGACTTATTAAGAAATTTGCAGACATGGGAGTAGAGATACGGGAGACTACCTCTCATAATCAGATTCGTAATCTGCCAGGAGAAAATCATTTTCAAAAATATCGAATTGCTAAATCTACATTAGTAATCGGTGTACGCAGGACATTGAAATTTGATACATCTAAACCATCCGCAGAGTACGCCATCCCACTTGCAACTGGCTGTATGGGTCACTGTCATTATTGTTATTTGCAAACAACAATGGGCAGTAAACCTTATATACGAACATATGTCAATATTGATGAAATTTTTGAAGCAGCACAAAATTATATGGATGAACGAGCACCAGAAAGTACTAGGTTTGAAGCATCTTGTACATCTGATATTGTTGGCGTTGATCATTTAACACATCATTTAAAGCAGGCAATCGAATTTTTTGGAAAGTCAAAGCATGGCAAACTTCGATTTGTTACGAAATTTGCTCATGTTGACCATTTACTAGATGCAGATCATCAAGGTAAAACGCGCTTTCGATTTAGTATAAATGATGATTATATAATTAAATATTTTGAACCAGGAACATCTAGACTGCATGAACGTATAGAAGCAGCAGTAAAAGTAGCTGAGGCTGGATATCCTTTAGGATTTATAGTTGCTCCAATTTATCTGCATGATGGTTGGGAGGAAGGGTATTTGGAGATGTTTGAAAAACTTGAGGCTTCCTTACCTGCATTTGCGAGAAAAGATTTGACGTTTGAAATGATACAGCATCGCTTTACCAAACCTGCTAAACGAGTCATTCAGGAAAATTACCCGATGACGAAGCTTGAGTTAGATGAGTCTAAGCGGAAAACGAAGTGGGGAAGGTATGGTATTTATAAATATGTATATCAGGATGAGCAGCAGGAGGCAATCAAAGATACACTAGGTAGCTATATAAAACGTTTTTTTCCTGAGGCTAAAATTGAATATTTTACTTAA
- a CDS encoding ABC transporter permease, with amino-acid sequence MDNKNGVLAKIFLTLIFIILYGPIFFLIIYSFNSGGTMSGFEGFTFDWYRELFDDTRLLIIVLNTLVIALLSSLIATIIGVFGALAIYNYRRRRTQNTLLSLNNVLIVSPDVIIGASFLILFTLVGFKLGFTSVLLSHIAFSIPIVVLLVLPKLAEMKPSLLDAAKDLGANQWQILTKVILPYITPGIFAGFFMALTYSLDDFAVTFFVTGNGFSTLSVEIYSLARQGISLNINALSTVLFVFTILLVIVYYFIAQRGNVKMGVKK; translated from the coding sequence ATGGATAATAAAAACGGTGTACTAGCAAAGATTTTTTTAACTCTTATTTTCATTATCCTTTATGGACCTATCTTCTTTCTTATTATTTATTCCTTTAACAGCGGAGGAACAATGAGTGGATTTGAAGGCTTCACATTCGATTGGTACCGTGAATTATTTGATGATACTCGCTTACTAATTATCGTGCTTAATACACTTGTGATTGCATTGCTCTCCTCATTAATTGCAACGATTATCGGTGTATTTGGTGCATTAGCAATCTATAATTATAGAAGAAGACGAACACAGAATACATTATTATCATTGAACAATGTTTTAATTGTAAGTCCTGATGTTATTATCGGAGCATCTTTCTTAATTTTATTTACATTAGTCGGCTTTAAGCTTGGCTTCACATCTGTTTTACTATCACATATTGCATTTAGTATTCCAATTGTTGTTTTATTAGTACTTCCTAAGCTAGCAGAAATGAAGCCTTCTTTACTTGATGCCGCTAAAGACTTAGGTGCTAATCAATGGCAAATCTTAACTAAAGTTATTTTACCTTATATTACACCAGGAATTTTCGCTGGATTTTTCATGGCATTAACATATTCCTTAGATGACTTTGCCGTGACATTTTTCGTTACTGGAAACGGATTTAGCACCCTTTCCGTAGAAATATACTCACTTGCCCGTCAAGGAATTTCTTTAAATATTAATGCTTTATCTACCGTTCTATTTGTCTTTACGATTTTACTTGTAATTGTTTATTATTTTATTGCTCAACGTGGGAATGTGAAGATGGGAGTGAAGAAATGA
- a CDS encoding YdiK family protein: protein MGIVFTYLAVNSVTDTIWNFTTVVLALIATLDFGVGIRFLNAHLKTKKQS from the coding sequence ATGGGGATAGTCTTTACTTACTTAGCAGTCAATAGCGTGACAGATACGATATGGAATTTTACTACAGTTGTCTTAGCACTGATTGCCACTTTAGATTTTGGCGTAGGAATTCGTTTCCTAAACGCTCATTTGAAAACAAAAAAACAAAGTTAA
- a CDS encoding transcriptional regulator SplA domain-containing protein: MNIEQSFEPGEVVYIIIRNPHAQGVANVQQAAVVRHPEDSNKIALFVHDHYYPLSNEVAIFPTEEAAEMAYHEAFGSVDGEYYG, encoded by the coding sequence ATGAATATAGAACAAAGCTTTGAACCTGGAGAGGTTGTTTATATTATTATTCGTAATCCACACGCACAAGGTGTCGCAAATGTTCAGCAGGCAGCGGTTGTACGACATCCAGAAGATAGTAATAAAATAGCTCTTTTTGTACATGACCATTATTACCCACTTTCTAATGAAGTTGCTATTTTTCCAACAGAAGAAGCAGCAGAGATGGCTTATCATGAGGCATTTGGCAGTGTTGATGGTGAATATTATGGTTAA
- a CDS encoding TraB/GumN family protein, giving the protein MRKFLLLMLTFLLVSMLVACGGDKKESEPEDTPDESAPEEESGEGNGGFLWKVESGDTVMYLQGTIHVGTDDFYPLDPTIEEAFDSADVVLPEVNLLEEQPSQQEILEYATYDDDSTLEEVLSEETYEKLGTIFEENGLDLSTMNGFKPWFVETMLLQITMMTSDVDPQAAVDLYFLQKAQEDGKEIVSLESAEQQIEILGGYSMETQIQTLELMIDGYEDATGEMEELAKVWLEGDLESLSAMSDDYEEAGINEEYMKALNDERNINMANKLDEILQEDDGQTYFVFVGTMHFTAEPSILTELKDKGYQIEHLY; this is encoded by the coding sequence ATGAGGAAATTTTTATTATTAATGCTTACCTTTTTACTTGTCAGTATGCTAGTGGCATGCGGTGGAGATAAAAAGGAATCAGAACCAGAAGATACACCAGATGAATCAGCACCTGAGGAAGAGAGTGGAGAAGGTAACGGTGGATTTTTATGGAAAGTGGAATCTGGAGATACCGTAATGTATTTACAAGGAACGATTCATGTTGGAACAGATGATTTCTATCCACTAGATCCAACGATTGAAGAAGCATTCGATAGTGCAGATGTTGTTCTTCCTGAAGTTAATTTATTAGAAGAACAGCCTTCACAGCAAGAAATTTTAGAATATGCAACCTATGATGATGATTCTACGCTGGAAGAAGTACTTTCAGAAGAGACTTATGAAAAGCTTGGGACTATCTTTGAAGAGAATGGACTGGATTTGAGCACAATGAATGGGTTTAAGCCTTGGTTTGTTGAAACAATGTTGCTTCAAATTACAATGATGACAAGCGATGTAGATCCACAGGCTGCGGTTGATTTATATTTCCTTCAAAAAGCACAGGAAGATGGGAAAGAAATTGTTTCTTTAGAAAGTGCGGAACAACAAATTGAGATACTTGGTGGCTATTCGATGGAAACACAAATTCAGACCTTAGAACTAATGATTGATGGTTATGAAGATGCTACTGGAGAAATGGAAGAACTTGCAAAAGTTTGGCTCGAAGGAGATCTTGAATCACTTAGTGCCATGTCTGATGACTATGAGGAAGCTGGGATTAATGAGGAGTATATGAAGGCTTTAAATGATGAGCGGAATATTAATATGGCAAACAAGCTAGATGAAATTTTGCAAGAAGATGACGGACAAACATATTTTGTTTTTGTCGGAACAATGCATTTCACGGCTGAACCGAGCATTTTAACCGAGCTTAAGGATAAAGGATATCAAATAGAGCATCTTTATTGA
- a CDS encoding lysostaphin resistance A-like protein → MTKRYWWILIIYAIAQFSGLAIAPLLFKLTSWNELEASIYGNIFSLTLGFIIILYLLKDSMREGLRAGIDISQTAVWVVFGVFMAYATQIIASLIEVKVLGIKTSSQNTAVIMEFTRQIPLFAILTTLIAPVLEEIIFRKIIFGSLYKKTNFFIAGVISAIIFGIVHGEPKHLLIYASMGFVFAYLYIRTKTLLTPILVHIILNTITVIVQYNLTPEQIQQQLEQLHVFIGG, encoded by the coding sequence TTGACGAAACGATATTGGTGGATTTTAATTATATATGCTATAGCACAATTTTCAGGATTGGCTATTGCACCACTGCTCTTTAAGTTAACGTCATGGAATGAATTAGAAGCGAGCATTTATGGAAATATCTTCTCTCTTACGCTTGGATTCATTATTATTTTATATTTGTTGAAAGACAGTATGCGAGAAGGTTTACGTGCAGGAATTGACATTAGTCAAACAGCTGTCTGGGTAGTATTTGGTGTATTTATGGCTTATGCTACTCAAATTATTGCATCACTTATTGAAGTGAAAGTACTTGGAATTAAAACATCATCACAGAATACTGCTGTTATAATGGAATTTACAAGGCAGATTCCATTATTTGCAATTCTTACAACGCTTATTGCTCCAGTGCTTGAGGAGATTATATTTCGTAAGATTATTTTTGGATCTCTTTATAAAAAGACCAATTTCTTTATAGCAGGTGTAATCTCAGCAATTATTTTTGGGATTGTACATGGTGAACCGAAACATTTATTAATCTATGCTTCTATGGGTTTTGTATTTGCCTATTTGTATATAAGAACAAAAACATTGTTAACACCAATTCTTGTCCATATTATTTTAAATACAATTACAGTTATTGTGCAATACAATTTAACACCTGAACAAATTCAACAACAACTAGAACAGTTGCATGTATTCATTGGGGGATAA
- the groL gene encoding chaperonin GroEL (60 kDa chaperone family; promotes refolding of misfolded polypeptides especially under stressful conditions; forms two stacked rings of heptamers to form a barrel-shaped 14mer; ends can be capped by GroES; misfolded proteins enter the barrel where they are refolded when GroES binds) gives MAKEIKFSEDARRSMLAGVDKLANAVKVTLGPKGRNVVIDKKFGSPLITNDGVTIAKEIELEDSFENMGAQLVSEVASKTNEVAGDGTTTATVLAQAMIREGLKNVTSGANPVGLRRGIEKAVDVAVKELKAIAKPIENKESIAQVASISAGDDEVGNLIAEAMERVGNDGVITIEESKGFNTELSVVEGMQFDRGYSSPYMVTDQESMEAELENPYILITDKKISNIQEVLPVLEQVVQEGKPLLIIAEDVEGEALATLVLNKLRGTFNVVAVKAPGFGDRRKEMLEDIAILTGGQVITEDLGLDLKTTDVTQLGRAAKVVVSKENTTVVEGAGDSSAIEARVQQLRNQAEETTSEFDKEKLQERLAKLAGGVAVIEVGAATETELKEKKHRIEDALNATRAAVEEGIVSGGGTALVNVYNKVKELDLDGDEATGARIVLRALEEPVRQIAENAGLEGSIIVERLKGEEVGIGYNAGSGEWVNMIDAGIVDPAKVTRSALQHASSVAAMFLTTEAVISDIPEENGGMPDMGMGGGMPGMM, from the coding sequence ATGGCTAAAGAAATTAAATTTAGTGAAGATGCTCGTCGCTCTATGTTAGCGGGTGTTGATAAATTAGCAAACGCAGTAAAAGTTACATTAGGACCTAAAGGGCGTAATGTAGTAATTGATAAAAAATTCGGTTCACCTCTAATTACAAATGATGGTGTTACCATCGCAAAAGAAATTGAATTAGAAGATAGCTTTGAAAATATGGGTGCTCAATTAGTATCTGAGGTTGCTTCTAAAACAAATGAAGTTGCTGGAGATGGTACAACAACAGCTACTGTTCTAGCACAAGCAATGATTCGTGAAGGACTAAAGAACGTTACTTCTGGAGCTAATCCAGTTGGCTTACGTCGTGGAATTGAAAAAGCGGTTGATGTTGCAGTAAAAGAATTAAAAGCAATTGCAAAGCCAATTGAAAATAAAGAGTCTATTGCTCAGGTGGCTTCTATTTCTGCTGGTGATGATGAAGTTGGTAACTTAATTGCTGAGGCAATGGAACGTGTTGGTAATGACGGTGTTATCACAATTGAAGAATCTAAAGGGTTCAACACAGAGCTTTCTGTTGTAGAAGGTATGCAGTTTGACCGTGGATATTCTTCTCCATACATGGTAACAGATCAGGAGTCTATGGAAGCAGAATTAGAAAATCCATATATTTTAATTACAGATAAGAAAATCTCTAATATTCAGGAAGTACTTCCTGTTCTAGAGCAAGTGGTGCAAGAAGGCAAGCCTTTATTGATTATTGCTGAAGATGTTGAAGGAGAAGCTTTAGCGACATTAGTATTAAATAAATTACGTGGTACATTTAATGTAGTAGCTGTTAAGGCTCCTGGCTTTGGTGATCGTCGTAAAGAAATGCTAGAGGATATCGCTATCCTAACTGGCGGGCAAGTAATCACAGAAGATTTAGGTTTAGATTTAAAAACTACTGACGTTACACAGCTAGGACGCGCAGCTAAAGTTGTTGTATCTAAAGAGAATACAACAGTTGTTGAAGGTGCTGGAGACAGTAGCGCAATTGAGGCTCGTGTACAACAACTACGTAATCAAGCAGAAGAAACAACTTCTGAATTTGATAAAGAAAAATTACAAGAGCGTCTAGCTAAGCTAGCTGGTGGTGTAGCAGTAATTGAAGTTGGTGCTGCAACTGAAACAGAACTAAAAGAGAAGAAACACCGTATTGAAGATGCTCTAAATGCTACTCGTGCTGCAGTAGAAGAAGGTATTGTTTCTGGTGGAGGTACTGCACTAGTTAACGTATACAATAAAGTAAAAGAGTTAGACTTAGATGGTGACGAAGCTACAGGAGCTCGTATTGTATTACGTGCACTTGAAGAGCCAGTACGCCAAATCGCAGAAAATGCTGGTTTAGAAGGTTCTATCATTGTAGAACGTCTGAAAGGCGAAGAAGTAGGTATTGGATATAATGCTGGTTCTGGTGAGTGGGTAAATATGATCGACGCTGGTATCGTAGATCCTGCAAAAGTAACTCGTTCTGCATTACAACATGCATCTTCTGTTGCTGCAATGTTCTTAACAACAGAAGCAGTTATTTCTGATATTCCAGAAGAAAATGGTGGAATGCCAGACATGGGCATGGGCGGCGGAATGCCGGGCATGATGTAA